The following coding sequences lie in one Pseudomonas monsensis genomic window:
- a CDS encoding NAD-dependent succinate-semialdehyde dehydrogenase, whose protein sequence is MSALIRHGNFIAGQWGQGGETYAVRNPANGELIADVQKAGAEETGLAIEAANRALPMWRGLTAKERSQRLKRWSDLMLAHQKDLATLLSREQGKPLAEAMGEVVYAASFLEWFGEEAKRAYGDVIPSHKADARIIVVKEAIGVVAAITPWNFPLAMVTRKVGPALAAGCTMILKPSEETPLSAFALAVLAEQAGIPAGVFNIVSGDAVAIGGALQASSIVRKLSFTGSTRTGKLLMRQAADTLKKVSLELGGNAPFIVFDDADLDAAVKGAMASKFRNTGQTCVCVNRFFIQDSVYEAFTGKLAEAVAAMRVGSALDGETEQGPLINTAALAKVESHVSDALEKGATLLCGGRRHALGGTFYEPTILTEVSGDMLIAQDETFGPVAACFRFKDEAEVLARANETPFGLSAYFYSRDIGRVWRMAEGLEAGMVGINEGIISTEVAPFGGIKESGLGREGSKYGLDDYLEIKYLLMGGL, encoded by the coding sequence ATGAGCGCGTTGATTCGTCACGGCAACTTCATCGCTGGCCAGTGGGGGCAGGGCGGGGAGACCTATGCGGTGCGCAACCCGGCCAACGGCGAGCTGATTGCCGACGTGCAGAAAGCTGGCGCCGAGGAGACCGGTCTGGCCATCGAAGCCGCCAACCGTGCATTGCCGATGTGGCGCGGACTCACTGCCAAGGAACGCAGTCAACGGCTCAAACGCTGGAGCGATCTGATGCTCGCCCACCAGAAGGACCTGGCCACGTTGCTCAGTCGCGAACAAGGCAAGCCGCTGGCCGAGGCGATGGGCGAAGTGGTCTACGCGGCGAGTTTTCTCGAGTGGTTCGGCGAGGAAGCCAAGCGTGCCTACGGCGACGTGATCCCGAGCCACAAGGCGGATGCACGGATCATCGTGGTCAAGGAAGCCATCGGTGTGGTCGCCGCGATCACCCCGTGGAATTTCCCGCTGGCGATGGTCACCCGCAAGGTCGGCCCGGCCTTGGCGGCGGGTTGCACGATGATTCTCAAACCGTCGGAAGAGACGCCGCTGTCGGCGTTTGCCCTCGCGGTGCTGGCCGAACAGGCGGGGATTCCAGCGGGCGTGTTCAACATCGTGTCCGGCGATGCGGTGGCGATTGGCGGTGCGCTGCAAGCCTCGAGCATCGTGCGCAAACTGTCGTTCACTGGCTCGACACGCACCGGCAAACTGCTGATGCGTCAGGCTGCCGACACCCTGAAAAAAGTCTCGCTGGAGCTCGGTGGCAACGCGCCGTTCATTGTCTTCGACGATGCCGATCTGGACGCCGCGGTCAAAGGCGCGATGGCCTCGAAATTCCGCAACACCGGGCAGACTTGTGTGTGCGTGAATCGCTTCTTCATTCAGGACAGCGTCTACGAAGCCTTCACCGGCAAGCTTGCCGAAGCGGTTGCGGCGATGCGCGTCGGCAGTGCGCTGGATGGAGAAACCGAGCAAGGTCCGCTGATCAACACCGCCGCGCTGGCCAAGGTCGAAAGCCATGTCAGCGATGCGCTGGAGAAGGGCGCCACACTGCTGTGCGGCGGTCGTCGTCATGCACTCGGCGGCACCTTCTATGAGCCGACCATCCTCACTGAGGTCAGCGGCGACATGCTGATCGCCCAGGACGAAACCTTCGGCCCGGTGGCCGCGTGCTTCCGCTTCAAGGATGAGGCCGAGGTGCTGGCGCGGGCCAACGAAACGCCATTCGGTTTGTCGGCGTACTTCTACAGCCGCGATATCGGCCGGGTCTGGCGCATGGCCGAAGGCCTGGAAGCCGGGATGGTCGGGATCAACGAAGGGATCATTTCCACGGAAGTCGCGCCATTCGGCGGCATCAAGGAATCGGGCCTTGGACGCGAGGGTTCGAAGTACGGTCTGGATGACTATCTGGAGATCAAATACCTGTTGATGGGTGGCCTCTGA
- a CDS encoding MFS transporter: MSAQSVKIDDLPIGRFHIKIAGLTFGAHFTDGYILGLIGIAFTLLSPQMQLDAFWQGLIGASALIGLFLGSLFFGWISDKVGRQKIFLVSFVLITLASVMQFYVESAMSLFLCRVLIGIGLGGDFSVGHAMLAEFSPKKHRGVLLGSFSVIWTFGYVAATFVGTAMLSLGDDAWRWMLASSAIPAALILIARIGTPESPRWLVNQGRIAEARAIVKKHLGENVELDETRTTQTRSGYAVLFSREYRKRTAFNCLFFVCIVMPYFAIYTFLPSILQKMGLAEGFGTELMLNMLLILGALIGIWCTIKFSRRGFLINSFIILAVALFLLAVLPGSAAWLMVLVFGLFTLVLSAVSNLVGVFPAESFPTEVRASGIGLATAVSRLGSAVSTFLLPVSVAGIGLSPTMGILAAILALGAWLSWAWAPETKSLTLSQACKAQSPVEGSAIAVAKVATPI; this comes from the coding sequence ATGTCCGCTCAATCGGTAAAAATCGACGACCTGCCCATTGGCCGGTTTCATATCAAGATCGCCGGGCTGACCTTCGGCGCGCACTTCACCGACGGCTACATCCTTGGCCTGATCGGCATCGCGTTCACCTTGCTCAGCCCGCAGATGCAGCTGGATGCGTTCTGGCAGGGCCTGATCGGCGCGTCGGCGTTGATCGGGCTGTTTCTCGGCAGTCTGTTTTTCGGCTGGATTTCGGACAAGGTCGGCCGGCAGAAGATTTTTCTCGTCAGCTTCGTGCTCATTACCCTCGCTTCGGTGATGCAGTTCTACGTCGAATCCGCCATGAGTCTGTTCCTTTGCCGGGTGTTGATCGGCATTGGTCTGGGCGGTGATTTCAGCGTCGGCCACGCCATGCTCGCCGAGTTCTCGCCGAAGAAACATCGCGGTGTGTTGCTTGGCTCGTTCAGCGTGATCTGGACCTTCGGTTATGTCGCCGCCACGTTCGTTGGCACGGCGATGCTCAGCCTTGGCGATGACGCCTGGCGCTGGATGCTCGCGTCGTCAGCGATCCCGGCGGCACTGATTCTGATTGCGCGCATCGGCACGCCGGAATCGCCGCGCTGGCTGGTCAATCAGGGGCGCATTGCCGAGGCGCGGGCGATTGTCAAAAAGCATCTGGGCGAGAATGTCGAACTGGACGAAACGCGCACCACGCAAACCCGTTCCGGCTACGCGGTGCTGTTCAGCCGTGAGTACCGCAAACGCACGGCGTTCAACTGCCTGTTCTTCGTCTGCATCGTGATGCCGTACTTCGCGATCTACACCTTTCTGCCGTCGATCCTGCAGAAGATGGGCCTGGCCGAAGGCTTCGGTACTGAGCTGATGTTGAACATGCTGCTGATCCTCGGCGCGCTGATCGGCATCTGGTGCACGATCAAGTTCAGCCGGCGCGGCTTCCTGATCAATTCGTTCATCATCCTCGCGGTGGCGCTGTTTCTGCTGGCGGTGCTGCCGGGCAGTGCGGCATGGCTGATGGTGCTGGTGTTCGGCCTGTTCACCCTGGTGCTGTCGGCGGTGAGCAATCTGGTCGGGGTGTTCCCGGCAGAAAGCTTCCCGACCGAAGTACGCGCCAGTGGCATTGGCCTGGCGACGGCGGTCAGTCGCCTGGGCTCGGCGGTCAGTACCTTTCTGCTACCGGTGAGCGTGGCGGGGATCGGCCTGAGCCCGACCATGGGTATTCTTGCGGCGATCCTGGCGCTTGGCGCGTGGCTGTCATGGGCGTGGGCACCGGAGACCAAGTCGCTGACGCTGAGTCAGGCGTGCAAGGCGCAGAGTCCGGTGGAGGGGAGTGCCATCGCAGTGGCCAAAGTGGCCACCCCGATCTGA
- a CDS encoding DUF6338 family protein, which yields MDDLVKEVIPLLQYLIPGFVSTWIFYTLTAFKRPDTFGQIVQALIFTFVIHGVVLGVGAICLWVGAKGVSVGIWDGKAQAIWAFVVSVMLGFLSCNLASNDKLHAWLRFRNVTRKTSYPSQWYSTFARHDRLITLHLNDERRLFGWPCEWPSEPANGQFVMQSPKWLGDDGIAQPFEADLLVIDSSKVQWVEFTTIKEGQS from the coding sequence ATGGACGATCTGGTCAAAGAAGTTATTCCGTTGTTGCAGTACCTCATCCCCGGGTTTGTTTCGACCTGGATTTTTTACACGCTCACCGCATTCAAGCGACCTGACACGTTTGGGCAGATTGTGCAGGCGTTGATTTTTACGTTTGTGATTCATGGGGTGGTGTTGGGAGTCGGGGCAATCTGTTTATGGGTGGGGGCGAAGGGGGTTTCTGTAGGAATATGGGATGGCAAAGCGCAGGCAATCTGGGCATTTGTTGTTTCAGTGATGCTCGGGTTTCTATCCTGCAATCTTGCGTCAAATGACAAGCTGCATGCTTGGTTACGATTTCGAAATGTAACCAGAAAAACCTCGTATCCCAGTCAGTGGTACAGCACCTTTGCGCGACATGATCGGCTCATTACGCTGCATTTGAACGATGAACGGCGCCTGTTCGGCTGGCCTTGTGAATGGCCTTCCGAACCTGCGAATGGACAGTTTGTGATGCAGAGCCCGAAATGGTTAGGCGACGATGGCATTGCCCAGCCTTTTGAAGCAGATCTGTTGGTGATAGATTCGTCGAAAGTTCAGTGGGTTGAATTCACCACCATAAAAGAGGGCCAGTCATGA
- a CDS encoding mandelate racemase/muconate lactonizing enzyme family protein — protein MKIIALETHIVAVPPPHVGGMYWLFVKLKTDCGIEGVGEIYAATFGPKAMLPIIEDVFERYLLNQDPHHIERFFRQAYSSGFTQRPDLTMMGVVSGLEMACWDIIGKAANKPVYELLGGKVNERLRSYTYLYPVNSRGEYDYDDPDLAAECAVENMNKGFTALKFDPAGPYTAYSGHQISLEVLERCEIFCHKIREAVGNKCDLLFGTHGQMVPSSAIRLAKRLEKYDPLWFEEPVPPGQEEAMAQVAAKTSIPIATGERLTTKYEFFKLLQAGGASILQMNVARCGGLLEAKKIASMAEAYYAQIAPHLYNGPIGAAASFQLATCTPNFLIQESIETWGGFHAAVLTKPLQWEDGYIIPSTEPGLGVELNMEVVRKHSPYTGERLHLQMAPVPVDVKDTSPARG, from the coding sequence ATGAAAATCATCGCCCTTGAAACCCATATCGTCGCCGTACCGCCACCGCACGTTGGCGGCATGTACTGGCTGTTCGTCAAGCTCAAGACCGACTGCGGCATCGAAGGCGTGGGCGAGATCTACGCCGCGACCTTCGGCCCGAAAGCCATGCTGCCGATCATCGAAGACGTATTCGAACGCTATCTGCTCAACCAGGATCCGCACCATATCGAACGCTTCTTCCGTCAGGCCTATTCCAGCGGTTTCACCCAGCGTCCCGACTTGACCATGATGGGGGTGGTCAGTGGTCTGGAAATGGCCTGCTGGGACATCATCGGCAAAGCGGCGAACAAACCGGTTTACGAATTGCTCGGCGGCAAGGTCAACGAGCGCCTGCGCTCCTACACCTACCTGTACCCGGTCAACAGCCGTGGCGAATACGACTACGACGACCCGGACCTGGCGGCCGAGTGCGCCGTCGAAAACATGAACAAAGGCTTCACCGCGCTGAAGTTCGATCCGGCCGGCCCGTACACCGCGTACTCCGGGCATCAGATTTCGCTGGAAGTGCTGGAGCGCTGCGAAATCTTCTGCCACAAGATCCGCGAAGCAGTGGGCAATAAGTGCGACCTGCTGTTCGGGACTCACGGGCAGATGGTGCCGTCGTCGGCGATTCGTCTGGCCAAGCGCCTGGAGAAGTACGATCCGCTGTGGTTCGAAGAACCGGTGCCGCCAGGCCAGGAAGAAGCCATGGCGCAAGTCGCGGCGAAGACCAGCATCCCGATTGCGACCGGTGAGCGCCTGACCACCAAGTACGAATTCTTCAAGCTGTTGCAGGCCGGCGGTGCGTCGATTCTGCAGATGAACGTGGCGCGCTGTGGCGGCCTGCTCGAAGCCAAGAAAATCGCCAGCATGGCCGAGGCCTACTACGCGCAGATCGCCCCGCATTTGTACAACGGGCCGATTGGCGCAGCGGCGAGTTTCCAGCTGGCGACCTGCACCCCGAACTTCCTGATTCAGGAAAGCATCGAGACCTGGGGCGGCTTCCACGCCGCGGTACTGACCAAGCCGTTGCAGTGGGAGGACGGCTACATCATTCCGTCCACCGAGCCGGGCCTGGGCGTCGAGCTGAACATGGAGGTGGTGCGCAAACACTCGCCGTACACCGGCGAGCGCCTGCACCTGCAAATGGCACCTGTGCCAGTTGACGTGAAAGACACATCGCCTGCGCGTGGCTGA
- a CDS encoding LysR substrate-binding domain-containing protein, producing the protein MRQLPSLNTLRVFEEVARHRSFSQAALSLNVTQGAVSRQIKQLEDYLGVALFVRTPQGLSLTEAGSNLKPHLAEAFDHIERSLQAVRVPNLRQRLKVLAPPTWATRWLSPHLRTFCQRYPDINLSVTNQIGHDSLTEVDCHIRFGLAAAPHCVSQLLVMERHIAVASPELFNGDQPPDLREYPLLHILHDGKRLKVWENWLAAMGRDDIDAAQGLEFSTLDQVIHTALAGGGLAVIDRQMIEKELANGSLLPITPIEVIGPYGYWLDVANDKQGLSKVKLFTDWLSLVSNP; encoded by the coding sequence ATGCGTCAACTGCCCTCGCTCAACACTCTGCGCGTGTTCGAAGAAGTCGCGCGGCATCGCAGTTTCAGTCAGGCCGCGCTGAGCCTGAACGTCACCCAAGGCGCCGTCAGCCGCCAAATCAAACAGCTTGAAGACTATCTCGGCGTCGCGCTGTTCGTGCGCACCCCGCAAGGCCTGTCGCTGACCGAAGCCGGCAGCAACCTCAAACCTCATCTGGCCGAAGCCTTCGACCACATCGAACGTTCTCTGCAAGCGGTGCGCGTGCCGAATCTGCGCCAACGCTTGAAAGTGCTCGCGCCGCCGACCTGGGCCACCCGTTGGCTGTCGCCGCACCTGCGCACGTTCTGTCAGCGCTACCCGGACATCAACCTCAGCGTGACCAACCAGATCGGCCACGACAGCCTCACGGAAGTCGATTGCCACATCCGCTTCGGCCTCGCGGCAGCGCCTCACTGCGTCAGTCAGTTGCTGGTGATGGAACGGCACATCGCAGTGGCGAGCCCGGAGCTGTTCAACGGCGATCAGCCGCCGGATCTGCGGGAATATCCATTGCTGCACATCCTCCACGACGGCAAACGCTTGAAGGTCTGGGAAAACTGGCTGGCAGCCATGGGCCGCGATGACATTGATGCCGCACAGGGACTGGAATTCAGCACTCTGGACCAAGTGATTCACACCGCACTGGCCGGCGGTGGACTGGCGGTGATCGACCGCCAGATGATCGAAAAGGAACTGGCCAACGGCAGCCTGTTGCCGATCACCCCGATTGAAGTGATCGGCCCTTATGGTTATTGGCTGGATGTGGCGAATGACAAGCAAGGCCTGTCGAAAGTGAAGCTGTTTACCGATTGGTTGAGTCTGGTCAGTAACCCCTGA
- the aldA gene encoding aldehyde dehydrogenase, which translates to MRIERNFVNGQFVEPASAALIAVYNPATEALLGHVSAATTEEATAAVDAAATAQKVWGKLTSIERAEHLRAFAAALEARAESIGAALAAESGKSLSDASNEARYAAQITRYHAEWARRIEGEIIPSDSPDENLFLHREPIGVVACLIPFNYPVYTLLRKIAPALIAGNTVVVRPSNNTPTSAFEIARAVQQSGMPAGVINILTMDHATAATVCTHKAVGLITLTGSVNAGRIVLDYCKANIAKPSLELGGKTPAIIEADADLEAAASAIIASKTTHCGQLCTAVERVYVQESVHDRFLALLKAKIAEVKFGDRATDASLMGPLVNASSQQNIHAMVERAITAGAVLESGGVLPQGPGHFYPPTLLSGCRQDMEIVQEEIFGPVLPVLKYRDIDEALALANDHQFGLASVLYTENYRTAQKVANAIEAGELYVNRTPADPYQGYHAGWKRSGLGGDDGKHGMLEFTQTRLVVMKY; encoded by the coding sequence ATGCGAATCGAGCGAAATTTTGTTAACGGCCAGTTTGTCGAGCCTGCCAGCGCGGCGTTGATCGCGGTCTACAACCCGGCCACCGAAGCGTTGCTCGGCCATGTGTCGGCGGCAACCACCGAAGAAGCCACGGCAGCCGTCGATGCTGCGGCGACCGCACAAAAAGTCTGGGGCAAACTGACCAGTATCGAGCGCGCCGAACACTTGCGCGCCTTCGCCGCCGCGCTTGAGGCGCGTGCCGAATCCATCGGCGCCGCCCTGGCCGCTGAATCCGGTAAAAGTCTCAGCGACGCGAGCAACGAAGCGCGCTATGCCGCGCAGATCACCCGTTACCACGCCGAGTGGGCCCGGCGCATCGAAGGCGAGATCATTCCCAGTGACAGCCCCGACGAAAACCTGTTTCTGCACCGCGAGCCGATCGGCGTCGTCGCGTGCCTGATTCCGTTCAACTACCCGGTCTACACCTTGCTGCGCAAGATTGCCCCGGCGCTGATTGCCGGCAACACGGTGGTGGTGCGCCCGAGCAACAACACCCCGACCTCGGCATTCGAAATCGCCCGAGCCGTGCAGCAGTCGGGCATGCCGGCCGGTGTGATCAATATCCTGACCATGGATCACGCCACCGCTGCCACGGTGTGCACGCATAAAGCTGTTGGCCTGATCACCTTGACCGGCAGCGTCAACGCCGGGCGCATTGTCCTCGACTACTGCAAGGCCAACATCGCCAAGCCGTCGCTGGAATTGGGCGGAAAGACCCCGGCCATCATCGAAGCCGATGCTGACCTCGAAGCCGCCGCCAGCGCGATCATCGCCTCCAAGACCACCCACTGCGGGCAGTTGTGCACGGCGGTGGAGCGGGTCTACGTGCAGGAAAGTGTCCACGACCGATTCCTCGCGCTGCTCAAGGCCAAAATCGCCGAGGTCAAGTTCGGTGACCGCGCCACGGATGCCAGCCTGATGGGGCCGCTGGTCAACGCCAGTTCGCAGCAGAACATCCACGCCATGGTTGAGCGCGCCATCACCGCCGGCGCCGTGCTCGAAAGCGGCGGCGTGCTGCCGCAAGGTCCCGGGCATTTCTATCCGCCGACCCTGCTCAGCGGGTGCCGCCAGGACATGGAAATCGTTCAGGAAGAAATCTTTGGCCCGGTGCTGCCAGTGCTCAAATATCGCGACATCGACGAAGCGCTGGCCCTGGCCAACGACCACCAGTTCGGCCTGGCGTCGGTGCTCTACACCGAGAACTACCGCACCGCGCAGAAAGTCGCCAACGCCATCGAGGCGGGCGAGTTGTACGTCAACCGCACCCCGGCTGACCCGTATCAGGGCTATCACGCCGGCTGGAAACGCTCGGGCCTGGGCGGCGATGACGGCAAGCACGGGATGCTCGAATTCACCCAGACCCGACTCGTGGTCATGAAGTACTAG
- a CDS encoding LysR substrate-binding domain-containing protein: MKRKMPGLNALKAFEVAGSTGSFTRAAELLNVTQSAVSRQVRQLEEQLGESLLERRHHHLELTAAGKVLLRALHQSFDKIELTVRSIQQKTHSNRLHINAPPTFTSRWLMPRLGRLREQHPELELSITTRLQDSLAETSTLDCAIRFGDGEWDGLDSSLLIQERHIAVCAPSLYAREGGEQGIDLNRLTLLHVLAKEDQRYLTWKHWLDAARISGVDTQGGYEFDLLDLAIQAATDGLGITIADWHMVAAELASGQLTQVLNVHVEGHQSYWLVTRPEQTEMPQLQVFAQWLQAEIWLAQRQLEPSTAAS; encoded by the coding sequence ATGAAACGCAAAATGCCCGGTCTGAACGCGCTAAAGGCGTTCGAAGTGGCCGGCAGCACCGGCAGCTTCACCCGCGCCGCCGAGTTGCTTAACGTCACCCAGAGTGCGGTCAGCCGTCAGGTGCGGCAACTGGAGGAACAGCTCGGCGAAAGCCTGCTGGAACGCCGTCACCATCATCTGGAGCTGACGGCCGCCGGCAAGGTCCTGCTGCGGGCGTTGCACCAGTCGTTCGACAAGATCGAACTGACGGTGCGCAGCATTCAGCAGAAAACCCATTCCAACCGGCTGCACATCAACGCACCTCCGACCTTCACCAGTCGCTGGCTGATGCCGCGCCTGGGACGCTTGCGCGAGCAGCACCCGGAGCTGGAACTGAGCATCACCACGCGTTTGCAGGACAGCCTGGCGGAAACCAGCACCCTCGATTGCGCGATCCGTTTTGGCGACGGTGAGTGGGACGGCCTCGACAGTTCGCTGCTGATTCAGGAGCGGCACATCGCGGTGTGCGCACCGTCGCTGTATGCCCGCGAGGGCGGCGAGCAGGGCATCGACCTCAATCGCCTGACGCTGCTGCATGTGCTGGCCAAGGAAGATCAGCGTTACCTGACCTGGAAGCATTGGCTGGACGCGGCGCGCATCAGTGGCGTCGATACCCAGGGCGGCTACGAGTTCGACCTGCTGGACCTGGCGATTCAGGCTGCCACCGACGGGCTGGGCATCACCATTGCCGACTGGCACATGGTCGCGGCGGAACTGGCCAGTGGGCAGTTGACCCAGGTGCTGAATGTGCACGTGGAAGGGCATCAGTCTTACTGGTTGGTGACCCGGCCGGAGCAGACCGAGATGCCTCAGTTGCAGGTGTTTGCGCAATGGCTGCAAGCGGAAATCTGGCTGGCGCAGCGCCAATTAGAGCCGTCGACCGCAGCTTCCTGA
- a CDS encoding MFS transporter has translation MSKHASSAAAVQGSNSAVKSQGDKGSRYFQLMLLVLAAGAIYPILYLRQVYQTTMLEVFQISHSELGYLYSMLGTIFLLSYLPSGWLADRIAPRFLIFFSLVATGALGLWYSTAPSLTGLMIIFGCWGLTTGLTFWASVLKRVKMIAHHTEQGRFFGILDGGRGLVEALLATVALALFAFATETRGESTAEGFRHVVYLYAFTCIAIGCVLVLIKDPKSMADTPPVEKGKFNLLTDLATLVKIPELWLVTAIVFCGYHIFWATYSFSDYLQGSGLTAVMAGTITTIKLWMRPIGGIGGGWLGDKFSNISVLIVALLLASLAIVGLIVFPALNSMGLLIATVIFIGLMTYAIRGLYWAILDSCNIPLRITGLAIGIVSVVGYMPDAFIPLINGYLTEHFPGALGYQLYFGYIAAIGLIGTLAAVALRARINRKTLNKAGA, from the coding sequence ATGTCCAAGCATGCATCCTCTGCTGCCGCTGTTCAGGGTTCCAACTCGGCTGTGAAAAGCCAGGGCGACAAGGGAAGTCGCTATTTCCAATTGATGTTGCTGGTGCTGGCCGCCGGCGCGATCTACCCGATTCTGTACCTGCGTCAGGTCTACCAGACCACGATGCTCGAAGTGTTCCAGATCAGTCACAGTGAACTGGGCTATCTGTACTCGATGCTCGGCACGATTTTTCTTCTCAGTTATTTGCCCAGCGGCTGGCTGGCGGATCGCATTGCACCGCGCTTTCTGATTTTCTTCTCGCTGGTGGCGACCGGGGCACTGGGCCTGTGGTACTCGACGGCGCCTTCGCTGACCGGGCTGATGATCATCTTCGGTTGCTGGGGCCTGACCACCGGTTTGACCTTCTGGGCCTCGGTGCTCAAACGGGTGAAGATGATTGCGCACCATACCGAGCAAGGGCGCTTCTTCGGCATCCTTGATGGTGGTCGCGGTCTGGTCGAGGCGCTGCTGGCGACGGTTGCGCTGGCACTGTTCGCCTTTGCCACCGAAACCCGCGGTGAGTCGACTGCCGAAGGCTTCAGGCACGTGGTCTATCTCTACGCCTTCACCTGTATCGCCATCGGCTGTGTGCTGGTGCTGATCAAGGATCCGAAGTCGATGGCGGACACGCCGCCGGTGGAGAAGGGCAAGTTCAATCTGCTCACGGATCTGGCGACGCTGGTGAAGATTCCCGAGCTGTGGCTGGTCACTGCGATCGTGTTCTGCGGCTATCACATCTTCTGGGCCACCTACAGTTTCTCGGACTACCTGCAAGGCAGCGGCCTGACCGCCGTCATGGCTGGCACCATCACTACCATCAAGCTGTGGATGCGTCCCATCGGCGGCATCGGTGGCGGCTGGCTGGGGGACAAGTTCTCGAACATCTCGGTGCTGATCGTCGCGCTGTTACTGGCGAGTCTGGCGATCGTCGGCCTGATCGTTTTTCCGGCACTCAACAGCATGGGGCTGCTGATCGCCACGGTGATTTTCATCGGCCTGATGACCTACGCGATTCGCGGTCTGTACTGGGCGATCCTCGACAGCTGCAACATTCCGCTGCGCATCACCGGCCTGGCCATCGGCATTGTCTCGGTGGTTGGCTACATGCCGGATGCCTTCATTCCGTTGATCAACGGCTACCTCACCGAGCACTTCCCCGGCGCCCTCGGCTACCAGCTGTACTTCGGCTACATCGCCGCCATCGGTCTGATCGGCACCCTGGCTGCCGTGGCCCTGCGCGCCCGAATCAATCGCAAAACTTTAAATAAAGCAGGTGCCTGA
- a CDS encoding GMC family oxidoreductase has product MTYDYIIAGAGAAGCVLANRLSASGQYTVLLLEAGGKDSSLWFRIPVGFAKMYYNPTFNWMYYSQPQKQLGNREIYAPRGKVQGGSGSINAMIYVRGQAHDFDDWAASGNDGWGFKDVLPYFRKLENHPLGDSEYHGGSGPISITPMKGQTHPICDVFLEGCSQLGYPRSDDFNGAKFEGAGLYDVNTKNGQRCSSSFAHLHPALSRANLTVEHYALVDRVLFDAAQQRASGISITQHGVVRTFTARKEVILCAGAVDTPKILQLSGVADRELLARHQIPLVKHLPAVGRNLQDHLCVSYYYKANIPTLNDELSSLFGQLKLGLKYLLTRKGALAMSVNQAGGFFRGDQQQAHPNLQLYFNPLSYQIPKNNKASLKPEPYSGFLLCFNPCRPTSRGHVEIASKNPRDAALIDPNYLSTQKDIDEVIQGSRLMRKIMNAPALRSITVDEVLPGPAVETDEQMLQYFRDNCGSIYHLCGSCAMGTDEQTSVVDKRLKVHGFAGLRVVDASIFPNVTSGNTHAAVLMVAEKGADLILQDAQV; this is encoded by the coding sequence ATGACATACGACTACATCATCGCTGGCGCAGGCGCCGCTGGCTGCGTGTTGGCCAATCGGCTCTCGGCCTCCGGGCAATACACGGTGCTGCTGCTGGAAGCAGGCGGCAAAGACAGCTCGCTGTGGTTCAGGATCCCGGTCGGCTTCGCCAAAATGTATTACAACCCGACCTTCAACTGGATGTACTACAGCCAGCCGCAGAAGCAACTGGGCAATCGCGAAATCTACGCCCCGCGCGGCAAGGTGCAGGGTGGTTCCGGCTCGATCAACGCGATGATTTACGTGCGTGGCCAGGCCCACGATTTCGACGATTGGGCGGCCAGCGGCAACGACGGCTGGGGCTTCAAGGACGTGCTGCCGTACTTTCGCAAACTGGAAAATCACCCGCTGGGCGATAGCGAATACCACGGCGGCAGCGGTCCGATCAGCATCACCCCGATGAAGGGCCAGACCCACCCGATCTGCGATGTGTTTCTTGAAGGCTGCTCGCAGCTCGGCTATCCGCGCAGCGACGATTTCAACGGGGCGAAATTCGAGGGCGCAGGTCTTTACGACGTCAACACCAAAAACGGCCAGCGCTGTTCCAGCAGCTTCGCTCATCTGCATCCGGCACTGAGCCGGGCGAACCTGACTGTCGAGCATTACGCACTGGTGGATCGTGTGCTGTTTGACGCAGCACAGCAGCGTGCCAGCGGTATCTCGATTACCCAGCACGGGGTGGTGCGCACGTTTACTGCGCGCAAGGAAGTGATCCTCTGTGCGGGCGCGGTCGATACGCCGAAGATCCTGCAGTTGTCCGGCGTGGCCGATCGCGAGCTGCTCGCCAGGCACCAGATTCCGCTGGTCAAACACCTGCCAGCGGTGGGCCGCAACCTGCAGGATCACCTGTGCGTCAGCTACTACTACAAGGCCAATATCCCGACGTTGAACGATGAACTGAGTTCGCTGTTCGGCCAGCTAAAGCTCGGCCTCAAATACCTGCTCACCCGCAAGGGCGCGCTGGCGATGAGCGTCAATCAGGCCGGCGGATTTTTCCGTGGCGACCAGCAGCAGGCGCATCCCAACCTGCAGTTGTACTTCAACCCGCTGTCGTACCAGATCCCGAAAAACAACAAGGCCAGCCTCAAGCCGGAGCCGTATTCAGGCTTCCTGCTGTGCTTCAATCCGTGCCGGCCTACCAGTCGCGGGCACGTCGAAATCGCCTCGAAAAATCCACGGGATGCGGCGTTGATCGACCCGAACTACCTGAGCACACAAAAGGACATTGATGAGGTGATCCAGGGCAGTCGCCTGATGCGCAAGATCATGAACGCCCCGGCGCTCAGGAGCATCACCGTCGATGAAGTCTTGCCGGGGCCAGCGGTGGAAACCGATGAGCAGATGTTGCAGTACTTTCGCGACAACTGTGGCTCGATCTATCACCTGTGCGGGTCCTGTGCGATGGGGACGGACGAGCAGACGTCGGTGGTCGACAAGCGCCTGAAAGTGCATGGTTTCGCAGGGTTGCGGGTCGTCGATGCGTCAATTTTCCCGAATGTGACATCGGGCAATACCCATGCGGCGGTGCTGATGGTCGCGGAGAAGGGCGCGGATCTGATTCTGCAGGATGCGCAGGTTTAG